From a single Solidesulfovibrio fructosivorans JJ] genomic region:
- a CDS encoding sulfide/dihydroorotate dehydrogenase-like FAD/NAD-binding protein, producing the protein MTNTIIRKRRLIPGQTSELVIEAPQIAAKARPGNFVILRVCPQGERIPLTIADADASAGTITLVYLVLGKTTAQLDTLEQGEAILDLCGPLGKPTDIGKQDGTVVCVGGGTGIAAMHHIAKGHSKAGNRVVGIIGARNKDLLLFEEELAKVCDEVLVSTNDGSRGRQGLVTDILTDVLEESGKGVAEVLAVGPVPMMSAVSDVAARFTVPCLVSLNSIMLDGIGMCGACRVNVGGETLFACVDGPEFDGNLVDFRELSQRLGAFKSMERQSYEEYRKNHVCRCAN; encoded by the coding sequence ATGACCAATACCATCATCCGCAAACGCCGCCTCATCCCGGGCCAGACCAGCGAACTGGTCATCGAGGCCCCGCAGATCGCGGCCAAGGCCAGGCCCGGCAATTTCGTCATCCTGCGGGTCTGCCCCCAAGGGGAGCGCATTCCGCTCACCATTGCCGACGCCGACGCTTCAGCCGGCACCATCACCCTGGTCTATCTGGTCCTCGGCAAGACCACCGCCCAGCTCGACACCCTGGAGCAGGGCGAGGCCATTCTCGACCTGTGCGGCCCCCTCGGCAAACCCACCGACATCGGTAAGCAGGACGGCACGGTGGTCTGCGTCGGCGGCGGCACGGGCATCGCCGCCATGCACCACATCGCCAAAGGGCACAGCAAGGCCGGCAACCGCGTGGTCGGCATCATCGGCGCGCGCAACAAGGACCTGCTGCTCTTCGAGGAGGAACTGGCAAAAGTTTGCGACGAGGTGCTCGTGTCCACCAACGACGGCTCGCGGGGCAGGCAAGGCCTGGTGACGGACATTCTTACGGACGTGCTGGAGGAATCCGGCAAGGGCGTGGCCGAGGTGCTGGCCGTGGGGCCGGTGCCCATGATGTCCGCTGTTTCCGACGTGGCGGCGCGGTTCACGGTTCCCTGCCTGGTCAGCCTCAATTCCATCATGCTCGACGGCATCGGCATGTGCGGGGCCTGCCGGGTCAACGTCGGCGGGGAGACGCTTTTCGCCTGCGTGGACGGCCCGGAATTCGACGGCAACCTGGTGGATTTCCGGGAGCTGTCCCAGCGTCTGGGAGCCTTCAAATCCATGGAACGCCAGTCTTACGAGGAGTATAGGAAAAATCATGTCTGCCGCTGCGCCAACTGA